One stretch of Bremerella cremea DNA includes these proteins:
- a CDS encoding sialidase family protein: MKNLLGILGLFLLTTTTFAADTSPAKIIDVKKIWDEAPHNAFTDLIRYQDKWYCVFREGGGHVSKVGSLRVLRSEDGKNWESASLVTSADADLRDAKISVTPDGKLCLAGAGALHQPASAKHQSYIWYSEDGEKWSDAIPIGEQNFWIWRVTWHDGNAYGVGYSTVEPRAAKLYKSEDGKTFEQVGDKFDVEGYANETGLIFLEDGTAMCVLRRDPTAALLGTAKAPYTDWTWQDLGIRVGGPELILLKDGRFIVAGRRYPGGAKTVVWELDPKQGKLHELATLPSGGDTSYPGLVEYDGKLWVSYYSSHEGRTSIYFAEIELPKDSVLEDAAG; this comes from the coding sequence ATGAAGAACCTGCTTGGTATTCTTGGTTTATTCCTCTTAACGACGACGACTTTCGCAGCAGACACTTCGCCTGCGAAAATCATCGATGTGAAGAAAATATGGGACGAAGCTCCCCACAACGCATTCACAGACCTAATTCGTTATCAGGACAAATGGTACTGTGTGTTTCGTGAAGGAGGGGGGCATGTATCGAAGGTCGGCTCGCTTCGGGTGCTTCGCTCTGAAGATGGGAAGAACTGGGAATCGGCCTCGTTAGTAACCTCTGCAGATGCCGATTTGCGCGATGCGAAGATTTCTGTTACGCCTGATGGAAAGCTTTGCTTGGCAGGGGCAGGAGCATTGCATCAGCCAGCCTCGGCGAAACATCAATCGTATATCTGGTACTCCGAAGATGGCGAAAAGTGGAGTGACGCGATTCCGATTGGTGAGCAGAATTTTTGGATTTGGCGAGTGACCTGGCATGACGGTAACGCCTACGGTGTTGGCTATAGCACGGTCGAGCCTCGGGCGGCAAAGCTCTACAAAAGCGAAGATGGCAAGACCTTTGAGCAGGTCGGCGATAAATTTGATGTGGAAGGCTACGCCAACGAAACCGGCTTGATCTTTTTGGAAGATGGAACGGCAATGTGTGTGTTGCGCCGCGATCCAACGGCCGCTTTACTCGGTACGGCGAAGGCACCTTACACCGATTGGACTTGGCAAGATCTGGGAATCCGTGTGGGGGGCCCAGAGCTGATCCTACTGAAAGATGGTCGTTTCATCGTCGCAGGCCGAAGATATCCTGGCGGTGCTAAGACGGTTGTCTGGGAACTCGATCCCAAGCAAGGCAAGCTGCACGAGTTGGCGACACTCCCTTCCGGCGGCGATACCAGCTATCCTGGCTTAGTTGAATATGATGGCAAGCTGTGGGTTAGCTACTATTCCTCGCACGAAGGGAGAACGAGTATTTACTTCGCGGAAATCGAGCTGCCCAAAGACTCTGTGCTGGAAGATGCTGCCGGCTAA
- a CDS encoding ABC transporter permease, protein MNQRYFRNWAIQYGGLLLVLAAMVAVFSWQSDNFLQRSTFTSIANQIPDLTLVAVGMTFVLVIRGIDLSVGAILALSSAVLGVLMVDAGWSLWAAIPICLLSGTVCGLLNGAVSVGLSIPSFIVTLGMLEIARGVTKKITDSQTKYIGSAVEGIGEPLPYIHLSPAFLLALAAVLIGQFLLTRTIFGRYCIAIGTNQEAVKMSGIRTEPYAVCVFAFSGLLCGLGGLAQVSRLSSADPNAAIGLELSAIAACVIGGTSLMGGRGSVISSFIGVLIISILQTGLAQMGVSDANKQIITGVVIVVAVLIDALRNHFRR, encoded by the coding sequence GTGAACCAGCGATATTTCCGGAATTGGGCGATTCAGTATGGCGGGCTCCTTTTAGTGTTGGCCGCCATGGTTGCTGTGTTTAGTTGGCAGAGTGATAACTTTCTGCAGCGTTCGACTTTCACATCGATTGCGAATCAAATTCCAGACCTGACACTCGTAGCCGTGGGGATGACCTTTGTGCTGGTGATTCGGGGCATCGATCTTTCAGTGGGGGCGATCTTGGCGTTGTCTTCGGCGGTGCTAGGGGTGTTGATGGTCGATGCTGGCTGGTCGCTTTGGGCGGCGATTCCTATTTGTCTCTTAAGTGGGACAGTGTGCGGGCTGCTCAATGGCGCGGTATCGGTTGGGCTGAGTATCCCTTCCTTCATTGTGACCCTCGGCATGCTGGAAATTGCACGTGGCGTAACCAAGAAGATCACCGACTCACAAACCAAATACATCGGTTCCGCAGTCGAGGGAATTGGGGAACCGCTTCCCTATATTCACCTTTCGCCAGCCTTCCTGCTGGCGTTAGCGGCGGTGTTGATCGGGCAGTTTCTGTTAACGCGGACCATCTTCGGGCGATACTGCATCGCGATCGGTACAAACCAAGAGGCGGTCAAAATGTCGGGCATTCGCACCGAGCCCTATGCCGTTTGCGTGTTTGCCTTCAGCGGGCTATTGTGCGGGCTAGGAGGGCTGGCGCAGGTTTCGCGATTGTCGAGTGCTGACCCTAACGCAGCGATTGGCCTAGAGCTTTCGGCGATTGCCGCTTGCGTGATTGGTGGCACCAGTCTGATGGGAGGCCGGGGGAGCGTTATCAGTTCGTTTATTGGGGTGCTGATTATCTCGATTCTGCAAACCGGCTTGGCTCAGATGGGCGTTTCGGATGCGAACAAGCAGATTATTACCGGGGTGGTGATTGTCGTAGCGGTGCTGATTGATGCCCTCCGAAATCACTTTCGCCGTTAA
- a CDS encoding sugar ABC transporter ATP-binding protein, translating to MAEPLLELVGLTKRYGEQTVLRDCPLSVRPGEIHTLLGGNGAGKSTLVRMVAGLVSPTAGEMKLAGKRYAPQTKREAENAGVEIVQQEFNLIPTLSVAENLLLTRMPAWGSVINRRELHRHAQAALDRLELKGIATDAIVETLGVGQQQMIEIAAALDRKCRLLILDEPTAALSTGEAELLFQWLDKLRAQGVAIIYISHRLDEVSRLSDRISVLRDGAYVGTYEAARLTTDQMVDLMTGDVHLATQKHEPGNASPKAETQFALRVSGLTGGIVHDVSFELRRGEILGISGLVGSGRTELLRLIFGADVATAGSIYVGSDARPHRFRHPKQAVDAGIAMVTEDRKKNGLLLPQSILVNSTLAAMEKCFSRWGLIRARAESASTEQHRQAMEIRCESIQQPVRTLSGGNQQKVVIARWLTTGADVFLLDEPTRGIDVPARRRIYRLVDTLAAEGKGVVIVSSDLEELLETCDRIAVMSNGRLVKTFNRPELSHDAIMQAAFSGYLDQKAPA from the coding sequence GTGGCGGAGCCCTTGTTAGAACTCGTAGGCCTGACGAAACGCTACGGCGAGCAAACCGTTTTGCGAGATTGTCCGCTATCCGTGCGCCCCGGCGAAATTCATACGTTGCTGGGTGGCAATGGAGCTGGTAAGAGCACGCTAGTACGTATGGTGGCCGGCCTGGTAAGTCCGACCGCTGGCGAGATGAAATTGGCCGGTAAACGATACGCTCCGCAAACCAAACGCGAGGCAGAAAACGCCGGCGTGGAAATCGTCCAGCAAGAGTTTAATCTCATTCCAACTCTCTCTGTAGCCGAGAACCTCTTGCTGACGCGAATGCCTGCTTGGGGCAGTGTGATTAATCGCCGGGAACTGCATCGGCATGCTCAAGCGGCGCTCGATCGACTTGAACTCAAGGGAATCGCTACCGATGCGATTGTCGAAACGCTGGGCGTTGGCCAACAACAGATGATCGAGATTGCGGCGGCACTCGACCGAAAGTGCCGTTTGCTGATTTTAGACGAACCGACGGCCGCACTCAGTACCGGCGAAGCCGAGTTGTTGTTTCAGTGGCTGGATAAGCTACGGGCTCAAGGGGTGGCGATTATCTATATCAGTCATCGCTTGGATGAAGTGTCTCGACTGTCCGATCGAATCAGCGTCCTACGGGATGGAGCGTATGTGGGTACTTACGAAGCTGCTCGGCTGACGACCGATCAAATGGTCGACCTGATGACCGGCGATGTCCATCTGGCCACGCAAAAGCATGAACCTGGCAATGCCTCCCCAAAAGCAGAAACCCAGTTTGCCCTCCGTGTTTCGGGGCTAACAGGGGGAATCGTTCACGACGTATCCTTTGAATTGCGTCGTGGCGAGATCTTAGGAATCTCGGGGTTGGTCGGTTCGGGACGGACGGAACTATTACGCTTGATCTTCGGTGCCGACGTGGCGACCGCAGGCAGTATCTATGTTGGCAGTGATGCCAGGCCGCATCGATTTCGTCATCCCAAGCAAGCGGTGGATGCCGGAATCGCCATGGTGACGGAAGATCGCAAAAAGAACGGCTTGCTTTTGCCGCAATCGATTCTAGTGAACAGCACTTTAGCCGCGATGGAGAAGTGCTTTAGTCGCTGGGGGCTGATTCGTGCACGAGCCGAGTCCGCGTCTACCGAGCAGCATCGGCAAGCGATGGAAATTCGCTGCGAATCGATCCAGCAACCGGTTCGTACGTTAAGTGGCGGAAATCAGCAGAAAGTGGTCATAGCCCGTTGGCTAACGACCGGCGCCGACGTTTTCCTGCTCGACGAACCGACACGAGGAATCGATGTGCCAGCACGGCGGCGCATTTATCGATTGGTCGATACGCTGGCTGCCGAAGGGAAAGGGGTTGTTATCGTGAGTAGCGACCTGGAAGAACTGTTGGAAACATGCGATCGGATTGCCGTGATGTCCAACGGAAGATTAGTCAAGACATTTAACCGCCCTGAGCTATCGCACGATGCGATCATGCAGGCCGCTTTCTCTGGGTATCTCGATCAAAAGGCCCCTGCGTGA
- a CDS encoding sugar ABC transporter substrate-binding protein, translated as MKRLLLISLLLLSGCSSEPASPKGDHGNADKPKVALIMKSLANEFFSTMVKGAETYQAENPDQFELVVNGIKDERDLGRQVALVEEMIASNVDAIVIAPADSKALVPVLRRAKKAGIVVVNIDNRLDTEVLAAEGVEIPFVGPDNKAGAKQVGAYLASKLKQGDGVCILEGVLTSFNGQQRFAGFAEAMQDAGIKVIDHQTAEWEMSKANTIASSMLSEHPETKAVLAANDSMALGAVAAVKAAGRSGEVLIVGFDNISAVQQAIRDGKILATADQHGDQLAVFGIEKALQLLQDPQAVVEDVETPVDLITQESLTK; from the coding sequence ATGAAACGACTACTCTTAATCAGCCTGCTGCTATTGAGTGGCTGCTCGAGCGAACCAGCTTCTCCCAAGGGAGACCACGGCAACGCCGACAAACCGAAGGTTGCTTTGATTATGAAATCGTTGGCCAACGAGTTCTTCTCGACCATGGTCAAAGGGGCCGAGACGTATCAGGCCGAAAACCCTGATCAGTTTGAATTGGTCGTCAACGGTATCAAGGACGAACGGGACTTAGGGCGTCAGGTTGCGTTGGTGGAAGAGATGATCGCCAGCAACGTCGACGCGATTGTGATTGCTCCGGCAGATTCCAAGGCCCTGGTGCCGGTGCTCCGCCGGGCCAAGAAGGCGGGCATTGTAGTCGTGAATATCGACAACCGCCTCGATACCGAAGTGCTCGCCGCAGAAGGTGTAGAAATCCCATTTGTTGGGCCAGATAACAAAGCGGGGGCCAAGCAAGTGGGCGCCTATCTGGCCAGCAAACTCAAGCAAGGGGACGGCGTTTGCATCTTGGAAGGCGTACTAACTTCCTTCAACGGCCAACAACGTTTTGCCGGGTTTGCCGAGGCCATGCAAGACGCCGGAATTAAGGTCATTGATCATCAAACGGCGGAATGGGAGATGAGCAAAGCCAACACCATCGCTTCGTCAATGCTAAGCGAACACCCCGAAACCAAAGCGGTCCTCGCTGCTAACGACAGTATGGCATTAGGAGCGGTTGCCGCCGTCAAGGCTGCGGGGCGAAGTGGCGAGGTGTTGATTGTGGGCTTCGACAACATCTCGGCCGTCCAACAAGCGATTCGTGATGGAAAAATCTTGGCGACGGCCGATCAGCACGGCGATCAGCTGGCCGTGTTTGGGATCGAAAAGGCCTTGCAGCTGTTGCAAGATCCCCAGGCGGTTGTCGAGGACGTCGAAACGCCAGTTGATTTGATCACACAAGAGTCGTTGACAAAGTGA
- the rbsK gene encoding ribokinase translates to MSDSCARPRVVVVGSINMDLVLKCAQFPQPGETIAADSFNEVPGGKGANQAVSAARAGALVKMIGRVGDDAFAGRLVAGLQQCGVDCTSVWSTEKCESGLALILVEESGQNTIVTVAGANARLLPADIKAVRNVIQESDVVLLQLEVPLETVRQVIEIAAETGTRVILDPAPIPQGLPNELLQVDLICPNEREAEQLTGLSITTLAEIEEAAKGLYQRGPKHVVITLGSQGAYLFDENGGRLIPPFPTDAVDTTAAGDAFAGALAVWWAEGASVEEAVRMGNAAGAIAASRLGAQPSIGSRAELEQLGKPQS, encoded by the coding sequence ATGTCTGATTCGTGCGCCCGGCCGCGTGTTGTGGTGGTGGGTTCGATCAATATGGACCTGGTGCTAAAGTGTGCCCAGTTCCCTCAGCCTGGCGAGACCATTGCTGCCGATTCTTTCAACGAAGTTCCCGGCGGGAAAGGGGCAAACCAGGCCGTTTCCGCCGCCAGGGCAGGGGCATTGGTCAAGATGATTGGCCGTGTCGGAGACGATGCGTTTGCCGGTCGCTTGGTGGCTGGGCTGCAGCAGTGCGGCGTCGACTGCACTTCGGTTTGGTCAACCGAAAAATGCGAAAGTGGCCTCGCGTTGATCTTGGTCGAAGAGAGTGGCCAGAACACGATTGTCACTGTGGCCGGGGCTAACGCTCGGCTATTGCCAGCCGACATCAAGGCCGTGCGAAACGTGATTCAGGAGAGCGATGTCGTTTTGCTGCAGTTGGAAGTGCCTTTGGAAACCGTGCGTCAGGTTATCGAAATCGCCGCAGAAACAGGAACCCGCGTCATCCTCGATCCGGCTCCAATTCCGCAAGGCTTGCCGAACGAGTTGCTGCAAGTCGATTTGATTTGTCCGAATGAGCGAGAAGCGGAGCAACTCACCGGGCTATCGATTACCACACTCGCAGAAATTGAAGAGGCCGCAAAAGGGCTTTATCAACGTGGCCCCAAGCATGTGGTGATAACCTTGGGCAGCCAAGGGGCGTATCTCTTCGACGAAAACGGTGGGCGGTTGATCCCTCCTTTTCCAACCGATGCCGTCGATACCACTGCCGCTGGCGATGCGTTTGCCGGAGCGTTGGCCGTGTGGTGGGCTGAAGGTGCCAGCGTAGAAGAAGCCGTGCGAATGGGAAACGCGGCGGGCGCGATTGCGGCTTCACGGCTCGGCGCTCAGCCTAGCATTGGATCTCGTGCTGAACTTGAACAACTTGGAAAACCCCAATCATGA
- a CDS encoding DeoR/GlpR family DNA-binding transcription regulator yields the protein MRPDRHDQILRLLAETGTLHVEEAVGRFAASPATIRRDFNHLAESGLVQRVRGGIRMANEGGMLPFTAREVQHADEKLEIARRASRLLSEGDVIFVDGGTTTLQLAQCLPPVKLRIITNSLTLAAAIESRTAGRGRWEIFLTGGFLFPGSGLLVGPSAQAGIVQYHANWALLSAGGITEAGIFNDNEHVVESERLMIKHADRVAVLADDSKFGHHAMRHIADLDELDVLVTNRQTTTSQKLENQAGLGLRLLYTK from the coding sequence ATGCGTCCAGACCGACACGATCAAATACTTCGTTTGCTTGCCGAGACAGGCACCTTGCATGTTGAAGAAGCGGTGGGCCGCTTTGCTGCGAGCCCTGCCACGATTCGCCGTGATTTCAACCACCTAGCGGAAAGCGGGCTCGTGCAAAGAGTGCGCGGAGGCATTCGCATGGCCAACGAAGGAGGCATGCTTCCCTTTACCGCCCGAGAAGTTCAGCATGCGGACGAGAAACTCGAGATCGCGCGGCGGGCAAGTCGCTTGCTCAGCGAGGGGGATGTGATCTTTGTGGATGGCGGAACCACCACCCTGCAGCTTGCCCAATGCTTGCCCCCAGTCAAGCTCCGTATTATCACCAATTCACTTACCTTGGCAGCAGCGATCGAGAGTCGTACTGCTGGACGTGGGCGGTGGGAGATCTTCCTGACCGGCGGCTTCCTCTTCCCTGGCTCGGGTCTGTTAGTCGGACCGAGCGCCCAAGCTGGCATTGTGCAGTACCACGCCAACTGGGCATTGCTTTCAGCAGGAGGCATTACAGAAGCCGGCATCTTTAACGACAACGAGCATGTCGTCGAGAGCGAGCGGCTGATGATTAAGCATGCCGACCGAGTTGCCGTCTTAGCCGATGACTCCAAATTTGGCCATCATGCGATGCGACATATCGCCGATCTCGATGAGTTAGATGTGCTGGTAACCAATCGGCAAACCACTACCTCGCAGAAGCTAGAAAACCAAGCAGGACTTGGCTTGCGACTCTTGTATACGAAATAA
- a CDS encoding alcohol dehydrogenase catalytic domain-containing protein: MKSQIQYLDQPGGQFTLSEAELAQPGPGEIRLKTVTTSVCQSDVVIYKQGLPRIKKWPAILLHEAACVVDEVGEGVTQFAPGDLVGLGCDIPCGDEACIYCGEHGTGDWTSCPNTWATGHEFDGFARSHAILPAWFVKYGPIVKFPQGFNPSHACQLEPLACCLEGMTRVNHCIENRIVVLIGAGSQSTYALQCAQAMGARKIIVINRGQERLERVLRDFGGPNVVGVRWDENVVENVFQECHPFNEPHFVMVNAPVAAAYELAPKLMGYGTVMDAHAGVKGASGKPRLAHEVDLNNDIHYRLQCYQATHGSSMRGIRLAHQFLAEGRLPKIDLMTNETERFGQNEIKAAIDRAADSDSLKVIIHWD; this comes from the coding sequence ATGAAATCGCAGATTCAATACCTTGATCAACCTGGCGGCCAATTCACCCTCAGCGAAGCCGAACTGGCCCAACCGGGCCCAGGCGAGATTCGTTTGAAGACGGTCACTACGTCGGTTTGCCAATCGGACGTGGTAATCTATAAGCAAGGTCTGCCCCGGATTAAAAAATGGCCTGCGATTCTTTTGCACGAAGCAGCTTGTGTGGTGGACGAAGTGGGCGAAGGTGTCACCCAGTTCGCGCCTGGCGACCTGGTGGGACTAGGGTGCGACATCCCTTGTGGCGATGAAGCGTGCATTTACTGTGGCGAACACGGCACTGGTGATTGGACGAGTTGCCCTAATACCTGGGCCACCGGTCACGAGTTCGATGGCTTTGCCCGTTCGCACGCGATCTTACCGGCTTGGTTCGTAAAGTATGGCCCGATTGTGAAGTTTCCCCAAGGGTTTAACCCCTCGCACGCTTGCCAGTTGGAACCGCTGGCTTGTTGCTTGGAAGGAATGACACGGGTAAATCATTGCATCGAAAACCGGATTGTTGTCCTGATCGGCGCCGGTTCGCAAAGCACCTACGCCCTGCAATGTGCCCAAGCCATGGGGGCGCGGAAGATTATCGTGATTAATCGAGGCCAAGAACGTCTCGAACGTGTGCTCCGCGATTTTGGCGGACCCAATGTGGTGGGTGTTCGCTGGGATGAAAACGTGGTGGAGAACGTCTTTCAGGAATGTCATCCATTTAATGAACCACATTTTGTGATGGTCAACGCACCCGTCGCGGCGGCGTATGAATTGGCACCTAAGTTAATGGGCTACGGTACGGTGATGGATGCCCATGCCGGGGTGAAAGGAGCCAGCGGCAAGCCACGTTTGGCTCACGAAGTCGATCTCAATAACGATATTCACTATCGGCTGCAGTGTTATCAGGCCACGCACGGCTCTAGCATGCGTGGCATTCGCCTGGCTCACCAGTTTCTGGCCGAAGGGCGCCTGCCAAAGATTGATTTAATGACAAACGAAACCGAGCGTTTCGGACAGAACGAAATTAAAGCAGCGATTGACCGAGCCGCCGACTCGGATAGCTTGAAGGTGATCATTCACTGGGATTAG
- a CDS encoding galactitol-1-phosphate 5-dehydrogenase, with protein sequence MSQPIESQMEAIVLHGVGDLRYEKVPVPPVEPGKVRVRIGFCGVCGSDIPRCFSKGTYSFPTICGHEFAGTVEACGEDAQQFQPGDRVAVFPLLWREDHAACEQGKYAQSDGYDYLGSRSDGAFSEYVVAPERNLIRVPENVSLEEAAMTEPAAVALHAVRRAKVRLGDSVAVFGLGPIGLMVAQWLKASGAGPILLFDIQPEKLEIARQLGFEHAYDSRAVQVSDVVNELTHGHGVHVAIEAAGVPPTMLAALQVARRAGRVVLLGNPSADVTLPAPLISQAMRREIDLLGVWNSDFSVYSDDDDWRTVLAAMSSGILNLKPLITHRVPLVEGIAALEMMHAQSEFFTKVLIHPEAK encoded by the coding sequence ATGAGTCAACCAATAGAATCCCAAATGGAAGCGATCGTTCTGCATGGCGTGGGCGATTTGCGGTACGAGAAGGTGCCTGTCCCTCCGGTTGAGCCTGGCAAGGTTCGTGTGAGGATCGGTTTTTGCGGCGTGTGTGGTTCCGATATTCCACGCTGTTTTAGTAAAGGAACGTACTCCTTTCCTACGATCTGCGGACACGAATTTGCGGGAACGGTGGAAGCGTGTGGCGAAGACGCACAACAGTTTCAGCCAGGAGACCGGGTGGCTGTGTTTCCTTTGTTGTGGCGTGAAGATCATGCGGCATGCGAACAAGGCAAATATGCTCAGTCCGACGGCTACGACTATCTTGGCTCTCGTAGCGATGGGGCATTTAGCGAGTATGTGGTTGCCCCAGAGCGAAATCTAATTCGTGTGCCAGAGAATGTCTCGTTAGAAGAAGCCGCAATGACCGAGCCAGCCGCGGTTGCTCTGCATGCTGTTCGTCGGGCGAAGGTGCGGTTGGGGGATTCGGTTGCCGTGTTCGGCCTTGGTCCGATTGGCTTAATGGTTGCCCAGTGGTTAAAAGCTTCCGGTGCCGGGCCGATCTTGCTGTTTGATATTCAGCCAGAAAAGCTTGAGATCGCACGCCAGCTTGGTTTCGAGCACGCCTACGATAGCCGCGCTGTCCAAGTGAGTGATGTGGTAAACGAACTGACACATGGACACGGTGTGCATGTCGCGATTGAAGCAGCTGGCGTCCCTCCCACTATGCTGGCCGCATTGCAAGTCGCAAGACGTGCTGGCCGCGTCGTCTTGCTCGGCAATCCGTCCGCCGATGTTACGTTGCCAGCTCCGCTAATCTCGCAAGCAATGCGACGCGAAATCGATCTTTTAGGCGTGTGGAATTCCGACTTCAGCGTCTATAGCGACGACGATGATTGGCGGACGGTTTTGGCGGCAATGTCCAGCGGCATCTTAAACCTCAAGCCGTTGATTACCCACCGTGTTCCGTTGGTGGAAGGGATTGCCGCGCTCGAAATGATGCACGCTCAGTCCGAGTTTTTTACCAAGGTTCTGATTCATCCGGAAGCGAAGTAA
- the rpe gene encoding ribulose-phosphate 3-epimerase — protein MSLTLQLGVKTDPIEYRYSFPWLFRLLAEEEVRLVQIGTWFEMYQLPDEFFVQLRQQAENHGIQIASMFTAHRELGGFFREEVGFEQVARRNFERYIEIGSLLGADSIGSNPGAILRDRMGTKSQGIECYLKHMRELMHYAKEKGLSWLTIEPMSCLAEPPTLPEEVAAMGQTLMDYHHQHSDSTVPIGFCADIAHGYINQQEEVGFNHVELFEATYPWLYEFHLKNTDARFNSTFGFRPEERAKGIVDVAQFRELLMANADKLPVNEITGYLEIGGPKLGRDYSDHHLEEMLRSSLRHLKAMFLGQERETPHLAAPAAAVTAKPIEISPSMMCVDPLNFEAALRQVERVGVDMLHLDIMDGHFVPNMPMGLGIVEALHKATDLPLDVHLMVADNDFFVEQLAKMGVSQVSVHLESSKHLDRTLARIRELGMKAGVAINPGTSLAAIDYVLERIDYVLVMTVNPGYAGQAMTPASLRKIADCRDLLAFRGFDLPIQVDGNVSFENIPGMVAAGATNLVAGTSSLFHRSASLTDNKSRMLAAIAEGLAACGKS, from the coding sequence ATGTCTCTTACGCTCCAGCTTGGCGTCAAAACCGACCCAATTGAGTACCGCTATTCCTTTCCTTGGCTCTTTCGTTTGCTGGCCGAAGAAGAGGTGCGTTTGGTCCAAATTGGAACCTGGTTCGAGATGTACCAGTTGCCGGACGAGTTCTTCGTGCAGTTGCGACAGCAAGCGGAGAATCACGGAATCCAGATCGCCAGCATGTTTACGGCCCATCGCGAACTGGGTGGTTTCTTTCGCGAAGAGGTCGGCTTCGAGCAAGTCGCGCGGCGAAATTTTGAACGCTATATTGAAATCGGCTCGCTCTTGGGTGCCGACTCAATTGGATCGAACCCTGGGGCCATCCTGCGCGATCGCATGGGAACGAAGTCGCAGGGAATAGAGTGCTATCTGAAACACATGCGCGAGCTGATGCACTATGCGAAAGAGAAAGGTTTGTCTTGGCTGACCATAGAGCCGATGTCGTGCCTGGCCGAACCGCCGACACTGCCGGAAGAGGTTGCCGCAATGGGGCAGACATTGATGGATTATCATCATCAACACTCTGATTCCACGGTTCCAATTGGTTTTTGCGCCGATATCGCCCACGGCTACATCAACCAACAAGAGGAAGTGGGCTTCAATCATGTCGAACTATTCGAGGCCACCTATCCTTGGCTCTACGAATTTCATTTGAAGAATACCGATGCCCGGTTTAACTCGACGTTTGGTTTCAGGCCCGAAGAACGAGCCAAGGGAATCGTCGATGTAGCGCAATTTCGCGAACTATTGATGGCCAACGCTGACAAATTGCCGGTCAACGAGATCACCGGTTACCTTGAGATCGGTGGCCCGAAGCTAGGACGCGATTACAGCGACCATCATTTGGAAGAAATGTTGCGGAGTTCCCTACGACACTTGAAAGCAATGTTCCTCGGACAAGAGAGAGAAACGCCACATCTCGCGGCCCCGGCGGCGGCTGTCACCGCTAAGCCGATTGAAATTTCTCCTTCAATGATGTGTGTCGATCCACTCAACTTCGAGGCGGCGCTACGTCAGGTCGAACGAGTCGGTGTCGACATGTTGCACCTGGATATCATGGATGGGCATTTTGTACCGAACATGCCGATGGGACTAGGGATTGTCGAGGCCCTGCACAAAGCGACTGACTTGCCGTTGGATGTTCATTTGATGGTGGCGGACAACGACTTCTTTGTCGAACAGCTTGCCAAAATGGGCGTAAGTCAGGTTTCTGTTCACCTTGAATCATCGAAGCATCTTGATCGCACGTTGGCTCGTATTCGGGAGCTCGGGATGAAAGCTGGTGTTGCCATCAATCCTGGCACTTCCCTGGCCGCAATCGATTATGTGCTAGAACGAATCGACTACGTTCTAGTCATGACAGTGAACCCTGGTTACGCCGGTCAAGCGATGACGCCGGCTTCGCTGCGTAAGATTGCTGATTGTCGCGATCTGCTGGCATTTCGCGGTTTTGATTTGCCAATCCAAGTCGATGGAAACGTCAGCTTCGAGAACATCCCTGGCATGGTCGCCGCAGGCGCAACGAATTTGGTCGCCGGGACCAGCAGTTTGTTTCATCGCTCGGCTTCGCTGACTGACAATAAAAGCCGCATGTTGGCTGCGATTGCTGAAGGTTTGGCAGCTTGTGGCAAGTCTTAG